DNA from Dietzia lutea:
GACGTCCGTCACCTCGAGCCGCTGCCCAAGCAACAGCTCACCAACGAGGAGCGCGAGCGCATGGCCAACCTCGGCAAGAACGGCCCCCGGAACGTCGAGGGCCTGACGATGACGCACTGCGTGCCCAACGAGCGGGTCGTCGTCGAGCGCTGACGGTCCCGCCGGCCGCCGGCCCGGCCGGTCCCCACCGGCCGGGCCACCCCACCGAAATCCGCTACCCGGAATCCGGATCTGCTACCCCGACAGGAGTAGCGGATGTCGATTCCGGGTAGCGGACTTTCGCGCGTGCGGGGCCGGGTCAATTGCCGGGCAGCCCGGGGATGCGGATCTCAGGCAGGCCCGGGATGCGGATCGGGCCAGGCCCGGGCGGCGGGGGCGGCGGTGGTGCGTCGGCGTCGGCGTCGGGGGCGGCGGCGGGTTCCTCGGCCCGGCACTCGATCCGCTCCTGCGCGGCATAGGTGGACGACACGGTGTCGGTACTGACGGTGGTGCCGCCACGCTGGACGGTCCGCGTGACCCGCGCCGTGTAGCCGTCCCGGCCCGCGCTCGGAGTGCAGCCCGCGGTGGTGACCACCCGGGTCGGCGCCCGCCGGACGTCGGTGCGGGGCGCCGTGGAGATACGGACGGTGTACTCGCGAGTGCCCCACAGTCGGACCGTCACCGAGTTCCCGCTGCCGGAGGCGTCGATCACGAGCCCGGTGCCCTGCGCGTTGCGGAAACCCACGTCGGCCGAGGCCGTGACATCTCGCCCGGCGGGGAACGCGTCGCCGTCGACGCCACGCGACGTGCGCACCGGGTCCTGGGCGCCGGCCTCGAACGCGGCGTTGAACAGTGCGGTGGCCACGGCGTCGGCGGAGGTGTCCCCGGAGACCGTGCCGGCGAGCTCCTCCATCGAGAAGCTCTCCCCCGCGGGGATGAAGTGCCCGGCGAGCGAGGCGATCATCGACTGGGCCTGCCCGTTCGCGCCGACGGCCACCGTGAACTGACCGACCGGCTCCCGGATTCCGGCCCGCTCGGCCTCCTCTGTGGTGAGCTCGGGATCGCGACCCACGTAGCTGACCGGCAGCACGCGCGGGCCCTCGGTGTCCGTGAGCTGGCCGGGGAGCGCACCGAGCAGCGGGCCCCACTCGACCGTGCGCCCCTGGACCGCGGGCACGACCGTGGCGGTGGTCCCGCTGAAGGAGAAGGTGGCGTCCCGGCCCTCCTGTTCGGTCGGCTCCACGAGCGGCTCGAGGATGCCCTTGGCGGCGTCGGCGTCGAAGCGCGGCTCGAGCACGTCGCCCTCGCGCACGAAGGTCAGGTACTCGCCGATCCGATCGCGGGGGAAGACCACGGGCACGGCGTCGGGGTCGTCCGGGTCGATCATCTCGACCTCCCGCTCGGCGGTCTCGGGACGCTCCCGGCCGGCGGGCGGCGGCGGGGCCGGCATCCGGGTGGTGAGGGTCGTGACCGGCGGCTCGGTCCCGTCCTCGCGGATCCGGGAGGCCAGCAGCGTCACGTCGCGGGTGGCGGCGGGTTCGGCCACGTCCCGGATCAGTGCGCGGACCTGCTCGGCGTCGGTCTCGGTGGGCGTGTAGTCGACGGGCAGGTCCACGCCGTCGTCGTCGAGCCAGTGCTCGAGCACCGCGTCGCGGGAGTTCTCGATCTGCAGGCGCTGGCCGTCGAGCGGGATGGCCGAGCGCACCCGGTCGCGGTCGAACCAGATGGCCCCCTCGCGGGGTTCGAAATCAGCCTGCAGCGCGAGCCGTTCGAGGAAGTCGGTGAGCCGGGCGTCGGGAATGACGCTGGCGATGCCGACGTCGGTGGACCACACCAGGCTGATCAGCCGGGTGATCGGGTTGAGGGGCTGCTCACCGGCCCGGTCGAGCGTGCCCTGCCAGTCCACCGACAGGCCGACCGCCTGCGGGTCCAGCGTCGTGGACACGGCCCCGGCACGTAGATCCACCTCGTCGTCGACCCGTGGCCCCAGTTCCTCGACCAGGCGCCGCTCGGCGTCGGCCGTGGTCATCCCGCCGACCACGATCCCGGAGACCTCGGTGCCGCGCGGTACGCGGCCGATGCTGTTGACCAGGTCGAATCCGTACAACACCGCGAGCGCCATGAACGCGCCCACGCCCGTGTACAGCCAGCGCGAGTGCACGCGGTAGCTGCGCCGGTCGGACGCGGTCGGCCGGGGCTCGGACCCCTCGATGGCGACGGGCCGGGCCGGGCCGCCGTCGGTGCTGGTGGACTCGTCCACTCGTCACGCCTCCTCACGAAGCGGGGGCGGTGCCCCGGCGGGGCGCCGGCCTCCGGACTCCCGCACGAAGCACTGTGCACACCACTATGACGGACCGGTGCGATGAGCGCAGCCCCCGCGCCGGGCGCGGGGGCCGCAGGTCAGGCGTTCCGAGGGCGGGTCAGCGCTCGACGATCGCGGTGACGCCCTGGCCGCCGGCCGCGCAGATGGACACGAGCGCGCGGCCGGAGCCCTTCTGTTCGAGGAGCTTGGCGGTGGCGGACAGGATGCGACCGCCGGTCGCGGCGAACGGGTGGCCGGCCGCCAGCGAGG
Protein-coding regions in this window:
- a CDS encoding VanW family protein — encoded protein: MDESTSTDGGPARPVAIEGSEPRPTASDRRSYRVHSRWLYTGVGAFMALAVLYGFDLVNSIGRVPRGTEVSGIVVGGMTTADAERRLVEELGPRVDDEVDLRAGAVSTTLDPQAVGLSVDWQGTLDRAGEQPLNPITRLISLVWSTDVGIASVIPDARLTDFLERLALQADFEPREGAIWFDRDRVRSAIPLDGQRLQIENSRDAVLEHWLDDDGVDLPVDYTPTETDAEQVRALIRDVAEPAATRDVTLLASRIREDGTEPPVTTLTTRMPAPPPPAGRERPETAEREVEMIDPDDPDAVPVVFPRDRIGEYLTFVREGDVLEPRFDADAAKGILEPLVEPTEQEGRDATFSFSGTTATVVPAVQGRTVEWGPLLGALPGQLTDTEGPRVLPVSYVGRDPELTTEEAERAGIREPVGQFTVAVGANGQAQSMIASLAGHFIPAGESFSMEELAGTVSGDTSADAVATALFNAAFEAGAQDPVRTSRGVDGDAFPAGRDVTASADVGFRNAQGTGLVIDASGSGNSVTVRLWGTREYTVRISTAPRTDVRRAPTRVVTTAGCTPSAGRDGYTARVTRTVQRGGTTVSTDTVSSTYAAQERIECRAEEPAAAPDADADAPPPPPPPGPGPIRIPGLPEIRIPGLPGN